The Saccharomonospora cyanea NA-134 genome includes a region encoding these proteins:
- a CDS encoding hydroxypyruvate isomerase family protein translates to MEKEATSVTHSLRFEVNCSILFTELPLLERPAAVKAAGFGGVEFWWPFPEAVPSDADVDRFVTAVSDAGVQLVGLNFFAGDMPGGDRGLVSWPGRSGEFRDNVDVVVGIGERLGTKGFNALYGNRVDGDPEAQDDLAVENLAFAAEAVARIGGTVLVEPVSGAQRYPLKTAADALTVIDRVRDDTGATNVGLLADLYHLAVNGDDVDKVIADHTHRVAHVQLADAPGRNQPGTGELPLDRQLTDLEANGYSGWVGLEYKPTGASADGFDWLPRERRGA, encoded by the coding sequence ATGGAAAAAGAGGCAACTTCCGTGACGCACTCCCTTCGCTTCGAGGTCAACTGTTCGATCCTGTTCACCGAACTGCCGCTGCTCGAACGGCCCGCTGCCGTGAAGGCCGCAGGGTTCGGCGGTGTCGAATTCTGGTGGCCGTTCCCCGAGGCCGTCCCGAGCGACGCCGACGTCGACCGGTTCGTCACCGCCGTCTCCGACGCCGGTGTCCAACTCGTGGGCCTCAACTTCTTCGCGGGTGACATGCCCGGCGGCGACCGGGGTCTCGTGTCGTGGCCCGGCCGCTCCGGCGAGTTCCGCGACAACGTCGACGTGGTCGTCGGCATCGGCGAGCGGTTGGGGACCAAGGGCTTCAACGCGCTCTACGGCAACCGTGTCGACGGTGACCCGGAAGCGCAGGACGACCTCGCCGTGGAGAACCTCGCGTTCGCGGCGGAGGCCGTGGCGCGCATCGGCGGCACGGTGCTGGTGGAGCCCGTCAGCGGGGCGCAGCGGTACCCGCTGAAGACCGCCGCCGACGCGCTCACGGTGATCGACCGGGTCCGCGACGACACGGGCGCGACCAACGTCGGCCTGCTCGCCGACCTCTACCACCTCGCGGTCAACGGCGACGACGTCGACAAGGTCATCGCGGACCACACCCACCGGGTGGCGCACGTGCAGCTCGCGGACGCGCCCGGCCGCAACCAGCCGGGCACCGGTGAGCTGCCGCTCGACCGGCAACTCACCGATCTGGAGGCGAACGGCTACTCCGGTTGGGTCGGCCTGGAGTACAAGCCGACCGGAGCCTCCGCCGACGGTTTCGACTGGCTGCCGCGCGAGCGGCGCGGCGCCTGA
- a CDS encoding 2-hydroxy-3-oxopropionate reductase, with the protein MTNIAFVGLGIMGSPMSVHLANAGHDVVGYNRSPEKTKPLTDAGGRAAHSIAEAVADADVVCVMVPDSPDVQQVLTAEDGVFDNAKPGTLVIDFSSIRPDVTVTLAEEARRRGFRMLDAPVSGGEAGARNAALSIMVGGEAADFEEARPLFDTVGKTVVHVGPNGSGQTVKAANQLVVAANIQALSEAVVFLEAYGVDTEAALTVLGGGLAGSAVLQQKKGNMLTRSFEPGFRIELHHKDMGIVTAAAREAGVVVPVGALVAQLMASAKAAGDGQLDHSGLLRGVERLSGRADR; encoded by the coding sequence ATGACGAACATCGCCTTCGTCGGCCTCGGCATCATGGGTAGTCCGATGTCGGTGCACCTCGCGAACGCGGGACACGACGTCGTCGGCTACAACCGATCCCCGGAGAAGACCAAGCCGTTGACCGACGCCGGAGGCCGAGCCGCGCACTCGATCGCGGAGGCGGTCGCGGACGCGGACGTGGTCTGTGTGATGGTGCCCGACTCCCCGGACGTCCAACAGGTGCTGACCGCCGAGGACGGCGTGTTCGACAACGCGAAGCCGGGCACGCTCGTGATCGACTTCTCCAGCATTCGGCCGGACGTCACCGTCACCCTCGCCGAGGAGGCGCGGCGCCGGGGCTTCCGGATGCTCGACGCGCCGGTGTCCGGTGGTGAAGCGGGAGCGAGGAACGCCGCACTGTCGATCATGGTCGGCGGTGAGGCCGCGGACTTCGAGGAGGCCCGGCCGCTGTTCGACACCGTCGGCAAGACGGTGGTCCACGTCGGGCCCAACGGTTCGGGCCAGACGGTGAAGGCCGCCAACCAGCTCGTCGTCGCGGCCAACATCCAGGCCCTGTCGGAAGCCGTCGTGTTCCTGGAGGCGTACGGCGTCGACACCGAGGCCGCCCTGACCGTGCTCGGCGGCGGACTCGCCGGCTCCGCCGTGTTGCAGCAGAAGAAGGGCAACATGCTGACGCGTTCCTTCGAGCCCGGCTTCCGCATCGAGCTGCACCACAAGGACATGGGGATCGTCACCGCGGCCGCCCGCGAAGCCGGTGTCGTCGTCCCCGTCGGCGCGCTGGTGGCCCAGCTCATGGCCTCCGCGAAGGCCGCAGGCGACGGCCAACTCGACCACTCGGGCCTGCTGCGCGGCGTCGAGCGCCTGAGCGGCCGCGCCGACCGCTGA
- the aceE gene encoding pyruvate dehydrogenase (acetyl-transferring), homodimeric type codes for MTLSPVRPSAPHPVVGEGLASQLPDVDPAETRDWVDSLRTVVAAQGAYRARFLMVKLLEKARALHIGVPPLPATDFVNTISTEHEPWFPGDEDRERRIRRIIRWNAAVMVTRANRPEIGVGGHIATYASAASLYEVGFNHFFRGKDHPGGGDQVFIQGHASPGIYARAFLEGRLGEDQLDGFRQELSRGDRGLSSYPHPRLMPEFWEYPTVSMGLGPINAIYQARFNRYLHARGIKDTSDQHVWAFLGDGEMDEPESLGAIGLAAREGLDNLTFVVNCNLQRLDGPVRGNGKVMQELESFFRGAGWNVVKVVWGREWDKLLAADRDGVLVHAMNTTPDGQFQTYATESGAYIREHFFGRDPRLAALVENLSDNELERLPRGGHDYRKIFAAYRAATEHTGQPTVVLAHTVKGWTLPHSMASRMANHQMKKMSAADLKAFRDRLQLPITDEAIEDGVAHGLPPYYHPGPDSDEVRYVLDRRRELGGFVPERRNVTKPLPQPPEKVYAGLRKGSGTQPVATTMAFVRLLKDLMRDPGIGHRFVPIVPDEGRTFGMDPLFSNAKVYSPHGQTYESVDRALLLSWKESEAGQILHEGINEAGSMASVTAAGTSYATHGEPMVPVYLFYSMFGFQRTGDAAWAFSDQLGRGFLLGATAGRTTLNGEGLQHEDGHSLLLASTNPACVSYDPAFAFEVAHIVRDGLRRMYGEAAEDVWYYLTVYNEPYPQPPEPEDLDVAGLLRGLYRYSAGQSGAPGAPRARILASGVAVPWALRAQALLAEDWNVVADVWSAPSWTELRRDALDCEAWNRRHPGEAPRVPFVTSALAEAGGPVVAVSDWMRAVPDQIRPWVPARYTSLGTDGFGCSDTRFALRRHFGVDAESIVAVTLGELAATGAVPQHVPTQAVGRYRLDDPDYYPSGVSAGGDA; via the coding sequence TTGACTCTCTCGCCCGTCCGGCCGTCGGCACCGCACCCGGTGGTCGGTGAAGGCCTGGCCAGCCAGCTCCCCGACGTCGACCCGGCGGAGACCCGCGACTGGGTCGACTCCCTGCGCACGGTGGTCGCGGCGCAGGGGGCGTACCGGGCGCGGTTTCTCATGGTGAAGCTGCTGGAGAAGGCGCGGGCCCTGCACATCGGGGTGCCGCCGCTGCCCGCCACCGACTTCGTGAACACGATCTCCACCGAACACGAGCCGTGGTTTCCCGGAGACGAGGACCGCGAACGGCGTATCCGCCGTATCATCCGGTGGAACGCCGCTGTCATGGTGACCCGCGCCAACCGTCCCGAGATCGGGGTGGGCGGTCACATCGCGACCTACGCCTCCGCCGCCTCCCTCTACGAGGTGGGCTTCAACCACTTCTTCCGAGGCAAGGACCATCCCGGAGGCGGCGACCAGGTGTTCATCCAGGGCCATGCCTCCCCGGGCATCTACGCCCGCGCGTTCCTGGAGGGCAGGCTGGGGGAAGACCAGCTCGACGGTTTCCGTCAGGAGCTGTCCCGGGGTGACCGGGGACTGTCGTCGTACCCGCACCCGAGGCTGATGCCGGAATTCTGGGAGTACCCCACGGTGTCGATGGGGCTGGGCCCCATCAACGCCATCTACCAGGCACGGTTCAACCGCTACCTACACGCACGCGGTATCAAGGACACCAGCGACCAGCACGTGTGGGCCTTCCTCGGCGACGGCGAGATGGACGAACCCGAGTCGCTGGGCGCGATCGGGCTCGCGGCGCGCGAGGGGCTGGACAACCTCACCTTCGTCGTCAACTGCAACCTGCAACGCCTCGACGGACCGGTACGCGGCAACGGCAAGGTGATGCAGGAGCTGGAGTCGTTCTTCCGCGGAGCCGGCTGGAACGTCGTCAAGGTCGTGTGGGGCCGGGAGTGGGACAAACTGCTCGCAGCCGACCGCGACGGCGTGCTCGTCCACGCCATGAACACCACGCCGGACGGCCAGTTCCAGACCTACGCCACCGAGTCCGGCGCCTACATCCGCGAGCACTTCTTCGGCCGCGACCCGCGGCTGGCCGCTCTCGTGGAGAACCTGTCCGACAACGAGCTGGAGCGGCTGCCACGCGGTGGTCACGACTACCGCAAGATCTTCGCCGCCTACCGGGCCGCCACCGAACACACCGGGCAACCGACGGTCGTCCTCGCCCACACGGTGAAGGGCTGGACGCTGCCGCATTCGATGGCGTCGCGCATGGCCAACCACCAGATGAAGAAGATGTCCGCCGCGGATCTCAAGGCGTTCCGCGACCGGTTGCAGCTCCCGATCACCGACGAGGCCATCGAGGACGGCGTGGCGCACGGACTGCCGCCCTACTACCACCCCGGCCCGGACTCCGACGAGGTCCGCTACGTGCTCGACCGCCGCCGCGAGCTCGGCGGTTTCGTCCCAGAGCGCCGGAACGTCACCAAGCCCCTGCCGCAGCCACCGGAGAAGGTGTACGCGGGTCTGCGGAAGGGCTCGGGCACACAGCCGGTGGCGACCACGATGGCGTTCGTCCGGCTGTTGAAGGACCTGATGCGCGATCCCGGGATCGGGCACCGGTTCGTGCCGATCGTTCCCGACGAGGGCCGCACTTTCGGGATGGACCCGTTGTTCTCCAACGCCAAGGTGTACTCGCCGCACGGACAGACCTACGAGTCGGTGGATCGTGCGTTGCTGCTGTCGTGGAAGGAGTCCGAGGCCGGGCAGATCCTGCACGAGGGCATCAACGAGGCGGGCTCGATGGCCTCGGTGACGGCCGCGGGCACGTCCTACGCCACGCACGGCGAGCCGATGGTTCCGGTCTACCTCTTCTACTCGATGTTCGGGTTCCAGCGCACCGGTGACGCCGCGTGGGCGTTCTCCGACCAGCTGGGCCGGGGTTTCCTCCTCGGCGCCACGGCGGGGCGCACCACGCTGAACGGTGAGGGCTTGCAGCACGAGGACGGGCACTCGCTGCTTTTGGCCTCGACCAACCCGGCGTGCGTGTCGTACGACCCGGCCTTCGCGTTCGAAGTGGCGCACATCGTGCGTGACGGGCTGCGCCGCATGTACGGCGAGGCGGCCGAGGACGTCTGGTACTACCTCACCGTCTACAACGAGCCCTACCCGCAGCCGCCGGAGCCGGAAGACCTCGACGTCGCGGGGCTGCTGAGAGGTCTGTACCGGTACTCGGCCGGGCAGAGCGGTGCCCCCGGCGCGCCGAGGGCGCGGATCCTGGCGTCGGGGGTCGCGGTGCCGTGGGCCTTGCGTGCGCAGGCGCTGCTCGCCGAGGACTGGAACGTGGTCGCGGACGTGTGGTCCGCACCGTCCTGGACGGAACTACGCCGTGACGCGCTCGACTGCGAGGCCTGGAACCGGCGGCATCCCGGTGAGGCTCCACGTGTGCCGTTCGTGACCTCCGCCCTGGCCGAGGCCGGCGGCCCGGTCGTCGCCGTGAGTGACTGGATGCGGGCCGTGCCCGACCAGATCCGGCCGTGGGTCCCCGCCAGGTACACCTCACTGGGCACCGACGGCTTCGGCTGCTCGGACACGAGGTTCGCGCTGCGCAGGCACTTCGGGGTGGACGCGGAGTCGATCGTCGCGGTGACGCTCGGCGAACTGGCGGCCACCGGTGCGGTGCCCCAGCACGTACCCACGCAGGCTGTCGGCCGCTACCGACTCGACGATCCCGACTACTACCCCAGCGGTGTTTCCGCCGGTGGTGACGCATGA
- the gcl gene encoding glyoxylate carboligase, producing the protein MARMRAVDAAVLILEKEGSTQAFGLPGAAINPFYSALRAHGGIRHVLARHVEGASHMAEGYTRAEAGNIGVCVGTSGPAGTDMITGLYSASADSIPILCITGQAPVDKLHKEDFQAVNIASIAAPVTKWAVTVLEPAQVPGTFAKAFQIMREGRPGPVLIDLPLDVQLAEIEFDPDTYEPLPVVKPAATRKQIERALSMLVAADRPLIVSGGGVINADASDLLVEFAEATGVPVVPTLMGWGTIPDDHPLTAGMVGLQTSHRYGNATLLASDFVLGVGNRWANRHTGGIDTYTAGRTFVHVDIEPTQIGRVFAPDYGIVSDAKAALELFVEVAREWKRDGRLPDYTGWAEECRRRRRTMQRKTHFDTVPIKPQRVYEEMNRAFGPDVRYVTTIGLSQIQAAQLLHVYKPRHWINAGQAGPLGWTVPAALGVATADPDSTVVALSGDYDFQFLIEELAVGAQFNIPYVHVVVNNAYLGLIRQAQRNFDMDYCVQLSFDNINAPELGGYGVDHVKVAEGLGCKALRVFEPEDIRPALEKAKTLAEEQRVPVVVEVVLERITNVSMGMEIDDVVEFEELAERREHAPTAISPLD; encoded by the coding sequence ATGGCACGTATGCGAGCCGTCGACGCGGCGGTCCTCATCCTCGAGAAGGAGGGGAGCACGCAGGCGTTCGGCCTGCCCGGCGCGGCGATCAACCCGTTCTACAGCGCTCTGCGCGCGCACGGCGGGATCCGCCACGTGCTCGCCCGGCACGTCGAGGGCGCGTCGCACATGGCCGAGGGCTACACCCGTGCCGAGGCGGGCAACATCGGCGTCTGTGTCGGCACTTCCGGCCCCGCCGGCACCGACATGATCACCGGCCTGTACTCCGCCTCGGCGGACTCCATCCCCATCCTGTGCATCACAGGTCAGGCGCCGGTCGACAAGCTGCACAAGGAGGACTTCCAGGCCGTCAACATCGCTTCGATCGCCGCGCCGGTCACGAAGTGGGCGGTGACGGTGCTGGAACCGGCGCAGGTTCCGGGCACCTTCGCCAAGGCGTTCCAGATCATGCGCGAGGGCAGACCGGGGCCGGTGCTCATCGACCTGCCACTCGACGTCCAACTGGCGGAGATCGAGTTCGACCCCGACACGTACGAGCCGCTGCCGGTGGTGAAACCGGCGGCCACCCGCAAGCAGATCGAGCGCGCGTTGTCGATGCTCGTCGCGGCCGACCGGCCGCTGATCGTCTCCGGCGGTGGTGTGATCAACGCCGACGCGTCGGACCTGCTGGTCGAGTTCGCCGAGGCCACCGGGGTACCGGTGGTCCCCACCCTGATGGGATGGGGCACGATCCCCGACGACCACCCGCTCACGGCGGGCATGGTGGGCCTGCAGACCTCCCACCGTTACGGCAACGCGACGCTGCTGGCGAGCGATTTCGTGCTCGGTGTCGGCAATCGGTGGGCCAACCGGCACACCGGCGGTATCGACACCTACACGGCGGGCCGCACGTTCGTGCACGTGGACATCGAGCCGACCCAGATCGGCCGGGTGTTCGCCCCCGACTACGGCATCGTGTCCGACGCCAAGGCCGCACTGGAACTGTTCGTCGAGGTCGCACGCGAGTGGAAACGGGACGGGCGCCTGCCCGACTACACCGGATGGGCGGAGGAGTGCAGGCGACGTCGCCGCACGATGCAACGCAAGACCCACTTCGACACCGTTCCCATCAAACCTCAGCGCGTCTACGAGGAGATGAACCGGGCGTTCGGTCCTGACGTCCGTTACGTCACCACGATCGGGCTCTCGCAGATCCAGGCCGCGCAGTTGCTGCACGTCTACAAACCCCGGCACTGGATCAACGCCGGTCAGGCGGGCCCCCTCGGCTGGACGGTCCCCGCCGCGCTGGGGGTGGCCACCGCCGACCCCGACTCCACGGTCGTCGCCCTGTCCGGGGACTACGACTTCCAGTTCCTCATCGAGGAGCTGGCCGTCGGTGCGCAGTTCAACATCCCGTACGTCCACGTCGTCGTGAACAACGCCTACCTGGGGCTGATCCGGCAGGCACAGCGGAACTTCGACATGGACTACTGCGTGCAGCTGTCCTTCGACAACATCAACGCGCCCGAACTCGGCGGATACGGCGTCGACCACGTGAAGGTGGCCGAGGGGCTCGGCTGCAAGGCGCTGCGGGTGTTCGAACCGGAAGACATCCGGCCCGCGCTGGAGAAGGCGAAGACCCTCGCCGAGGAACAGCGCGTGCCGGTCGTGGTGGAGGTCGTTCTCGAACGGATCACGAACGTGTCGATGGGCATGGAGATCGACGACGTCGTGGAGTTCGAGGAACTCGCCGAACGCCGCGAACACGCTCCGACGGCCATCTCGCCGCTGGACTGA
- the allB gene encoding allantoinase AllB gives MTEATVRKEGGNDHHLVIRAPRMVTPAGETAASVVVRGSRIVGIESLHTAVPGAEQVHLAADEVLLPGLVDSHVHVNDPGRTEWEGFTSATKAAAAGGVTTLVDMPLNSLPPTVDVPALETKRRTAAEQAFVDVGFWGGAVPGNRAELRALHEAGVFGFKCFLLHSGVDEFPPLASAELEAAMGEIASFDGLLIVHAEDHDTIDHAPACRGTDYDGFLASRPREAENRAVRRVVELAERTGCRVHILHVSSAEVVPVLARAREHGVRVTAETCPHYLALTAEDVPAGATQYKCCPPIRERDNQDRLWEALRDGVLDLVVTDHSPSTADLKCFDSGDFGTAWGGISSLQLGLPVVWTEARRRGVALPDVVRWMSEAPAALVGLHRKGRIAPGYDADLCVFAPDGEFVVDATTLHHRNAITPYDGRRLAGVVRRTWLRGEPVDLAASPRGRLLTRVDA, from the coding sequence ATGACGGAGGCAACGGTGAGGAAGGAAGGCGGGAACGACCACCACCTGGTGATCCGGGCGCCCCGAATGGTGACCCCGGCCGGGGAGACGGCGGCCTCCGTGGTGGTCAGGGGAAGCCGGATCGTCGGGATCGAGTCTCTGCACACCGCCGTGCCGGGCGCGGAGCAGGTGCACCTCGCCGCCGACGAGGTGCTGCTGCCCGGGCTGGTGGACTCGCACGTCCACGTCAACGATCCCGGCCGCACCGAATGGGAGGGCTTCACGAGCGCCACGAAGGCCGCCGCCGCCGGGGGCGTGACCACGCTGGTCGACATGCCGCTCAACAGTCTTCCGCCCACGGTCGACGTTCCGGCGCTGGAGACGAAGCGGAGGACCGCCGCCGAGCAGGCGTTCGTGGACGTCGGGTTCTGGGGCGGCGCCGTACCGGGCAACCGGGCGGAACTGCGCGCCCTGCACGAGGCCGGGGTGTTCGGATTCAAGTGTTTCCTGCTGCACTCGGGGGTCGACGAGTTCCCACCACTGGCGTCCGCCGAGCTGGAGGCGGCGATGGGGGAGATCGCGTCGTTCGACGGGCTGCTGATCGTCCACGCCGAGGACCACGACACGATCGACCACGCGCCCGCCTGCCGGGGCACGGACTACGACGGTTTCCTCGCTTCCCGGCCCCGGGAGGCGGAGAACCGGGCGGTGCGCCGGGTCGTGGAACTCGCGGAGCGGACCGGGTGCCGGGTTCACATCCTGCACGTGTCCAGCGCGGAGGTCGTGCCCGTCCTGGCCCGGGCACGGGAACACGGGGTGCGGGTGACCGCCGAGACCTGCCCGCACTACCTCGCTCTCACGGCCGAGGACGTACCGGCCGGAGCGACCCAGTACAAGTGCTGCCCGCCGATCCGGGAGCGGGACAACCAGGACCGGTTGTGGGAGGCGCTGCGGGACGGCGTGCTCGACCTCGTGGTCACCGACCACTCGCCGAGTACCGCGGACCTGAAGTGTTTCGACAGCGGTGATTTCGGCACCGCGTGGGGCGGGATCTCGTCACTCCAGCTCGGCCTTCCCGTGGTGTGGACCGAAGCGCGCAGGCGCGGGGTGGCGCTTCCCGACGTGGTGCGCTGGATGTCCGAGGCGCCGGCCGCGTTGGTCGGGCTGCACCGCAAAGGCCGCATAGCCCCCGGCTACGACGCCGACCTCTGTGTGTTCGCACCGGACGGGGAGTTCGTCGTGGACGCGACCACCCTGCACCACCGCAACGCGATCACACCGTACGACGGGCGTCGGCTGGCTGGGGTGGTGCGACGGACGTGGCTGCGGGGTGAGCCGGTGGATCTCGCCGCCTCGCCGCGTGGACGTCTGCTCACCCGGGTTGACGCATGA
- a CDS encoding nucleobase:cation symporter-2 family protein, translating to MGLFKRSSKYRGRPEDETYPFPKLLAYGTQHILTMYGGVIAPPLIVGGAAGLSATDLALLVTAGLFVSGLATLVQTIGLGPFGSRLPVVQGASFASVSTMVAIASEGGVRPVFGAILVAGLIGLVASSFFAQLVRLFPAVVSGTIITVIGLSLMPVAFTWAQGGSGAEDFGSMGNIGYAGLTLLVILVISRAFQGAISRLSILLGLVAGTVVAVFTGKADFSQVGEAAIFSLPRVLHFGAPTFEVGAIVSMTIVVVVIMIETTADILAIGEIVGTEVDEKRVAGGLRADMAATAVAPVFGAFPCSAFAQNVGLVALTGIKSRFAVAVGGGVLIVLGLLPVVGAVVAAIPYPVLGGAGIVLFGSVAASGIRTLARVNYQDNLNMVIVSVSMAIGIIPIAAPEFWNSFPDWLGVVMHSGISATAVVAVVLNLAFNELKIGNRAGASVFEAAETSRERFGDTLDDDIRGEPRPVPRSRPRPADGQAT from the coding sequence ATGGGGCTGTTCAAGCGCTCCTCGAAGTACCGTGGGCGGCCGGAGGACGAGACCTATCCCTTCCCGAAGCTGCTGGCTTACGGTACCCAGCACATCCTCACGATGTACGGCGGGGTCATCGCGCCCCCGCTGATCGTCGGCGGCGCCGCAGGCCTGTCCGCGACCGACCTGGCACTGCTCGTCACCGCGGGCCTGTTCGTGAGTGGACTCGCGACGCTCGTTCAGACGATCGGACTCGGCCCGTTCGGCAGCCGGCTCCCGGTCGTGCAGGGCGCTTCCTTCGCCAGCGTCTCCACGATGGTGGCGATCGCCTCCGAGGGAGGCGTGCGCCCGGTGTTCGGGGCGATCCTCGTCGCCGGGCTGATCGGCCTCGTCGCCTCGTCGTTCTTCGCGCAACTCGTGCGGCTCTTCCCGGCCGTGGTGTCGGGCACGATCATCACGGTGATCGGCCTGTCCCTCATGCCCGTGGCGTTCACCTGGGCGCAGGGCGGCAGTGGCGCGGAGGACTTCGGGTCGATGGGCAACATCGGCTACGCGGGCCTCACCCTGCTGGTCATCCTGGTGATCAGCAGAGCGTTCCAGGGCGCGATCTCGCGCCTGTCGATCCTACTCGGGCTCGTGGCAGGCACGGTGGTCGCGGTGTTCACCGGCAAGGCCGACTTCTCCCAGGTCGGCGAGGCGGCGATCTTCTCCCTGCCGCGGGTGCTGCACTTCGGCGCACCCACGTTCGAAGTGGGTGCGATCGTGTCGATGACGATCGTCGTCGTGGTCATCATGATCGAGACCACGGCCGACATCCTCGCCATCGGTGAGATCGTGGGCACCGAGGTCGACGAGAAACGAGTGGCGGGCGGGCTGCGTGCCGACATGGCAGCGACCGCCGTCGCCCCGGTGTTCGGCGCGTTCCCGTGCAGCGCGTTCGCGCAGAACGTCGGTCTGGTGGCGCTGACCGGCATCAAGAGCCGGTTCGCCGTGGCCGTCGGTGGTGGAGTGCTCATCGTGCTCGGCCTGCTGCCGGTGGTGGGCGCCGTGGTCGCGGCCATCCCGTACCCGGTCCTCGGCGGCGCGGGCATCGTGCTGTTCGGGTCCGTGGCGGCCAGCGGCATCCGCACGCTCGCCCGCGTGAACTACCAGGACAACCTGAACATGGTGATCGTGTCGGTCTCGATGGCGATCGGCATCATCCCCATCGCCGCGCCCGAGTTCTGGAACTCGTTCCCGGACTGGCTCGGCGTGGTGATGCACTCGGGCATCAGTGCCACGGCCGTGGTCGCCGTCGTACTCAATCTCGCCTTCAACGAACTCAAGATCGGCAACAGAGCCGGCGCTTCGGTGTTCGAGGCCGCGGAGACGAGCAGGGAGCGGTTCGGGGACACACTCGACGACGACATCCGCGGCGAGCCAAGGCCGGTGCCGCGCAGCAGGCCACGGCCCGCCGACGGGCAGGCAACCTGA
- a CDS encoding glycerate kinase, producing MPSVLIASDKFKGSLTAAEVADAVGDGVRRVLPHARVCCTPVADGGDGTLTAALAAGFTEVPVTASGPTGQPARTRYARRGTTAVVELADVCGLSRLPDTRREPMRATSRGVGEVVAAALAAGCRDIVLGVGGSASTDGGAGLVTALGARLLDSRGRPVGSGGEALSEVTTVDLTGLHATLRGASVTIASDVDNPLTGPAGAAAVYGPQKGADPAQVAVLDTALTRWADVVAHATGRDLRDVPGAGAAGGVGFAGLAVLDAALRPGIELVLDLVGFRRHLPGADLVVTGEGALDEQTLRGKAPVGVARAAAAAGVPVVAVCGTNNLPAQRLRVAGIRTAYALAELAPDLAACFRNAPPLLRALGERIAAEHLTQISEKGTDR from the coding sequence ATGCCGTCCGTGCTCATCGCCTCCGACAAGTTCAAGGGATCGCTGACAGCCGCCGAGGTCGCGGACGCGGTGGGTGACGGGGTGCGACGGGTTCTCCCACACGCCCGGGTGTGCTGTACACCCGTGGCAGACGGAGGGGACGGCACGCTCACCGCCGCCCTCGCCGCCGGGTTCACCGAGGTACCCGTGACGGCGTCCGGCCCGACCGGACAGCCCGCGCGCACCCGCTACGCGCGGCGCGGAACCACCGCGGTGGTGGAGCTGGCCGACGTGTGCGGGCTGAGTCGCCTGCCCGATACCCGCCGCGAGCCGATGCGCGCCACCAGCCGGGGAGTCGGCGAGGTGGTCGCGGCCGCGCTCGCGGCGGGCTGCCGCGACATCGTCCTCGGTGTGGGCGGCAGCGCGAGCACCGACGGCGGAGCCGGTCTGGTGACCGCCCTCGGCGCACGTCTACTGGACTCCCGGGGACGGCCGGTCGGCTCCGGCGGGGAAGCGCTGAGCGAAGTCACCACCGTGGACCTCACCGGCCTGCACGCCACCCTGCGGGGAGCGTCGGTGACCATCGCCTCCGACGTCGACAATCCGTTGACCGGGCCAGCCGGGGCGGCGGCCGTGTACGGACCTCAGAAGGGCGCGGATCCCGCGCAGGTCGCTGTGCTCGACACCGCCCTGACTCGCTGGGCTGACGTGGTCGCCCACGCCACCGGCCGCGATCTGCGAGACGTTCCCGGAGCGGGCGCGGCGGGCGGAGTGGGTTTCGCCGGACTCGCCGTGCTCGACGCCGCCCTGCGCCCCGGCATCGAGCTGGTGCTGGACCTGGTCGGGTTCCGGCGGCACCTGCCGGGCGCTGACCTGGTGGTCACGGGGGAAGGCGCGCTCGACGAACAGACCCTGCGCGGCAAGGCCCCGGTGGGGGTGGCGCGGGCCGCGGCCGCCGCGGGCGTGCCCGTGGTCGCGGTGTGCGGCACGAACAACCTCCCCGCGCAACGCCTCCGCGTCGCCGGGATCCGCACCGCGTACGCGCTCGCCGAACTCGCACCGGACCTGGCTGCCTGCTTCCGGAACGCACCCCCCCTGCTGCGGGCTCTCGGCGAGCGGATCGCCGCCGAGCACCTGACTCAGATCTCCGAGAAAGGGACCGATCGTTGA